From Raphanus sativus cultivar WK10039 unplaced genomic scaffold, ASM80110v3 Scaffold0968, whole genome shotgun sequence, the proteins below share one genomic window:
- the LOC108845925 gene encoding NEDD8-specific protease 1, with the protein MGYSSDDDKILSYNDVVLRRSDLDILNGPNFLNDRIIEFYLSYLSTVHTSSAISLIPPSIAFWISNCPDTESLKDFIKPLRLLESDLLIFPVNDNTNVELAEGGLHWSLLVYHREANSFFHHDSLMGLNKWSAKQLFEAVSPFVSDGDAMYRECSDTPQQKNRYDCGVYLLAIARVICEWFSSGGVKNRDELWFTDVKETVPDLVNHLREEMSGLIRRLISEKSATV; encoded by the coding sequence ATGGGATACAGTTCAGATGACGACAAGATCCTCAGCTACAACGATGTCGTCCTCAGGAGATCAGATTTGGACATCCTCAACGGACCCAATTTTCTAAACGACCGTATCATCGAGTTCTACCTAAGCTACCTATCCACGGTCCACACTTCCTCTGCCATCTCACTCATCCCTCCCTCCATTGCCTTCTGGATCTCAAACTGCCCCGACACCGAATCACTCAAAGACTTCATCAAACCCCTTAGGTTACTCGAAAGCGACCTCCTGATATTTCCTGTAAACGACAATACCAATGTCGAGCTAGCAGAAGGAGGGTTACACTGGAGCTTACTCGTGTACCACAGAGAAGCCAACTCGTTTTTCCATCACGACAGCTTGATGGGACTGAATAAATGGAGTGCAAAACAGCTCTTCGAAGCGGTTTCTCCGTTTGTGTCTGATGGTGATGCGATGTACAGAGAGTGCAGTGATACACCTCAGCAGAAGAATAGGTACGATTGTGGTGTTTACCTTCTCGCAATTGCCCGGGTTATATGCGAATGGTTTAGCTCTGGAGGAGTGAAGAACCGGGATGAGTTGTGGTTTACTGATGTGAAGGAGACCGTACCGGATCTGGTTAATCATTTGAGAGAAGAGATGTCAGGGCTGATCAGAAGGTTGATCTCTGAGAAGAGTGCGACTGTGTGA